A stretch of the Ptiloglossa arizonensis isolate GNS036 chromosome 1, iyPtiAriz1_principal, whole genome shotgun sequence genome encodes the following:
- the Usp20-33 gene encoding ubiquitin specific protease 20/33 isoform X2, producing MPFIWRNCSHIVNRGDLAIIETVWSQKEEFIKCSECNTDGPNLWLCLFPDCRWVGCAETHLDHSTVHNQKFPTHCAHMNLSTKRIWCYTCKKEVIIRHIPSPPLSLTQADIKTQSNKFSGDAPGNVDCKTDDLNRLILDKFYGELVNRATHEKDALFNETSGDSSDSTDSDESKDFSGKPRGLVGLQNIGNTCYMNAALQALSNVPPLSQFFLDCGHMVSYMSKDKKPGLSLSYLNLIRDMWNRKTRGYVVPHGILSGIRAVHPMFRGYHQHDTQEFLRCFMDQLHEELKEHTEDDRDNTLRLKGLGEQSSDEDETEIDGNGSSQSNAEYETCDSGVSEQSSLSDEGERGTKRRYSRVSQSEKLRSKFTNRSIKKSSVDQPFSQPQRSTQNSPIKYRTKKQMKTRSIISDIFDGKLLSSVQCLTCDTISTKVETFQDLSLPIPSRDHIDMLHQGSLTPQKAGPCSDVAYVTNQSSWLSWFLQWMRSWFWGPVVSLHDCLSAFFSEDELKGDNMYSCEKCNKLRNGIKFSKVLELPEILCVHLKRFRHELIISSKIENYVSFPLEGLDMRPYLHKECVSKVTMYDLISVICHHGTAGVGHYTCYALNPVVNKWFEFDDQCVTEVSPETVKHCEAYVLFYKKWSPEMLQLRDKTIELMEISSQQLSDLNFFVSRQWVNRFNTFSEPGPIDNSDFLCPHGGVNPVRAQFVDKLSMPIPQAVWEYLYNTFGGGPACTHLYECPICEEKYESLQNWRQYEMEVFQRLNHNTDNSTAIYGLAMAWLRQWQSFVRGKETQPPGPIDNTSIIVNKNGQNILKVGSDYGQISEELWQFFLKTYDGGPELMLHSCQRPVSAQSNVSLHSTSNANPDPNFKSSRTEAKSNKLCMTRSSKTASQQDSTIESLTSDSDSY from the exons ATGCCTTTCATATGGAGAAATTGTTCTCACATTGTCAATCGTGGTGATCTTGCAATTATTGAGACTGTCTGGTCtcaaaaagaagaatttataaaatgtagTGAGTGTAATACAGATGGGCCTAATTTATGGTTATGCTTGTTTCCTGATTGCCGTTGGGTTGGATGTGCAGAGACACACTTAGACCATAGTACTGtacacaatcaaaaatttcctaCTCATTGTGCTCATATGAACCTTTCTACAAAGCGTATATGGTGTTATACTTGTAAAAAAGAAGTTATAATTAGACACATACCATCACCACCGTTGTCACTTACTCAAGCCGATATTAAAACACAAAGTAATAAGTTTTCTGGTGATGCACCTGGTAATGTGGATTGCAAAACAGATGATCTTAATAGACTTATACTGGATAA GTTCTATGGTGAACTCGTAAATCGAGCTACTCATGAAAAAGATGCGTTGTTTAATGAAACATCTGGAGATTCATCAGATAGTACAGATTCAGATGAAAGTAAAGATTTTTCTGGCAAACCAAGGGGGCTTGTTGGTCTTCAAAATATTGGCAATACGTGCTACATGAACGCTGCGCTACAAGCTTTATCAAATGTACCTCCTTTGTCCCAATTCTTTCTGGACTGTGGTCACATGGTTAGCTATATGTCCAAAGATAAAAAGCCTGGTTTAAGCTTAAGCTATCTAAACCTTATTCGAGACATGTGGAATAGAAAAACAAGAGGATATGTTGTACCCCATGGAATATTATCTGGTATTCGAGCAGTTCATCCAATGTTTCGAGGGTACCATCAACATGATACTCAAGAATTTTTGAGATGTTTCATGGATCAATTGCATGAAGAGTTAAAAGAACATACTGAGGATGATCGTGATAATACATTAAGATTAAAGGGACTTGGAGAACAGTCATCAGATGAAGATGAAACTGAAATTGATGGAAATGGTTCTAGCCAGTCTAATGCTGAATACGAAACTTGTGATTCTGGAGTAAGCGAACAGAGTTCTCTTAGTGATGAGGGTGAACGTGGTACAAAAAGAAGATATTCTCGGGTGTCTCAATCAGAAAAGCTGAGAAGTAAATTTACAAATAGGAGTATTAAGAAATCATCTGTAGATCAACCTTTTTCTCAGCCACAAAGATCAACACAAAATTCACCTATTAAGTACAGGAcaaagaaacaaatgaaaacTCGAAGTATCATTAGTGACATATTTGATGGTAAACTTTTAAGTAGTGTACAATGTCTTACTTGTGATACAATTTCAACAAAGGTAGAAACTTTTCAAGATTTATCATTACCCATTCCAAGCAGAGACCATATTGACATGTTGCATCAAGGGTCTCTCACACCACAAAAAGCAGGACCGTGTTCGGACGTTGCATATGTAACGAATCAATCTAGTTGGTTGTCTTGGTTCCTGCAATGGATGCGTTCTTGGTTCTGGGGGCCAGTCGTTAGTCTTCATGATTGCCTTTCTGCATTTTTTAGTGAAGATGAACTTAAAGGAGATAATATGTACAGTTGTGAAAAGTGTAATAAGCTACGAAatggaattaaattttccaaagtgttAGAATTACCAGAGATACTATGTGTTCATTTGAAAAGGTTCCGTCACGAGTTAATAATTagttcaaaaatagaaaattatgtttcatttcCATTAGAAGGATTAGATATGCGACCATACTTGCATAAAGAATGTGTTTCTAAAGTAACTATGTATGATTTGATATCAGTTATTTGTCATCATGGGACAGCTGGTGTTGGTCATTATACCTGTTATGCGTTAAATCCtgtagttaataaatggtttgaGTTTGATGATCAATGTGTTACAGAAGTCTCACCAGAAACTGTAAAACATTGTGAGGCTtatgtattattttacaaaaagtgGTCACCAGAAATGTTACAGTTACGTGATAAAACTATAGAATTGATGGAAATCTCATCTCAACAATTATCTGATTTGAATTTCTTTGTATCACGACAATGGGTAAATAGGTTCAACACATTCTCAGAACCAGGACCCATAGACAATTCTGATTTTCTTTGTCCACATGGTGGTGTTAATCCTGTTAGAGCACAATTTGTAGATAAACTTAGTATGCCCATTCCACAAGCAGTTTGGGAATATTTGTATAATAC ATTTGGAGGAGGTCCAGCATGTACACATTTATACGAATGTCCAATCTGCGAAGAAAAATATGAATCACTACAAAATTGGAGGCAATATGAAATGGAAGTATTTCAACGATTAAATCATAATACTGATAATTCTACTGCTATTTATGGATTGGCTATGGCTTGGTTACGACAATGGCAAAGTTTTGTACGAGGTAAAGAGACTCAACCACCTGGACCTATTGATAATACTTCTATTATAGTAAACAAAAATGGTCAGAATATTCTTAAAGTGg GTTCTGATTATGGACAAATATCTGAAGAACTTTGGcaatttttcttgaaaacaTATGATGGAGGACCAGAACTAATGTTACATTCTTGTCAAAGACCTGTTTCGGCTCAATCTAATGTATCATTACATTCCACTTCAAATGCAAATCCAGATCCGAATTTTAAATCTAGTCGCACAGAGGCTAAATCCAATAAATTATGTATGACTAGGAGTTCTAAAACGGCTTCACAACAAGATAGTACTATTGAAAGTTTAACTTCAGATAGTGATTCCTATTAA
- the Eif2alpha gene encoding eukaryotic translation initiation factor 2 subunit alpha: protein MVLSCRFYKEKYPEVEDVVMVNVRSIAEMGAYVHLLEYNNIEGMILLSELSRRRIRSINKLIRVGKTEPVVVIRVDKEKGYIDLSKRRVSAEDVEKCTERYAKAKAVNSILRHVAELLHYDNDDQLEELYQKTAWHFEEKYKKQKASAYDFFKQSVLDPSILAECGLDEHTKEVLLNNIKRKLTSQAVKIRADVEVACYGYEGIDAVKAALKTGLALSTDELPIKINLIAPPLYVMTTSTPEKQDGLKALSDAIDVIQNKITSLGGVFNVQMAPKVVTATDEAELARQMERAELENAEVAGDDDEEVEGMDGFSGGEGAEEDKKSGTESQEE from the exons ATGGTATTATCGTGTCGGTTTTATAAGGAAAAATATCCAGAAGTGGAGGATGTAGTAATGGTAAATGTACGTAGTATAGCTGAAATGGGAGCATACGTACATTTATTAGAATATAATAACATTGAAGGCATGATTCTTCTTTCTGAATTGTCTAGAAGACGTATTAGATCTATTAATAAACTTATTAGGGTAGGAAAAACTGAACCAGTTGTTGTTATACGAGTTGACAAAGAAAAGG gtTACATTGATCTTAGTAAACGACGTGTATCAGCTGAAGATGTAGAAAAATGTACAGAGAGATATGCGAAAGCTAAAGCTGTTAATTCAATTCTAAGACATGTTGCAGAATTGTTACATTATGATAATGATGATCAACTGGAAGAATTATATCAAAAAACTGCATGgcattttgaagaaaaatataaaaaacaaaagGCATCTGCATATGATTTCTTTAAACAATCGGTTTT GGATCCATCTATTCTAGCAGAGTGTGGTCTTGATGAACATACAAAAgaagtattattaaataatattaaacgaaaattgacttctcaagcagttAAAATTCGGGCAGATGTAGAAGTAGCTTGTTATGGTTACGAAGGAATTGATGCAGTAAAAGCTGCTTTAAAAACTGGTTTAGCTCTTTCTACCGATGAACTTccaattaaaatcaatttaattGCACCACCATTATATG TCATGACAACATCCACACCAGAAAAGCAAGATGGCTTAAAAGCATTGAGTGATGCTATTGAtgttatacaaaataaaataacatcTCTCGGTGGTGTATTTAATGTACAAATGGCT cCAAAAGTCGTTACAGCAACAGATGAAGCAGAATTGGCAAGGCAAATGGAACGGGCTGAACTTGAAAATGCAGAAGTTGCTGGTGATGATGATGAAGAAGTAGAAGGAATGGATGGTTTTAGTGGAGGCGAAGGTGCAGAAGAGGATAAAAAGTCTGGAACTGAGTCTCAAGAAGAATAA
- the Vgat gene encoding vesicular GABA transporter, whose translation MANFRGYYIPSFGATINVAWETLKAKWPENSPCMELIRGNGTGQRQAPGYSGQEQFKSFDEGHEMMTMNGEQAYRDQNNVAIAEDSFSYQRNADKVRTGSVSSGEFSEYDEGGGEFGGSGVKINEWQAAWNVTNAIQGMFIVSLPFAVLQGGYWAIAAMIGIAHICCYTGKILVECLYELDTVTGQRVRVRDSYVAIAKECFGPTWGARAVNIAQIIELLMTCILYVVVCGDLMIGTFPEGAIDTRSWMMLIGIFLLPLGFLKSLQHVSVLSFWCTMSHLFINAIIVGYCILEIGDWGWSKVKWTLDFENFPISLGVIVFSYTSQIFLPTLEGNLIDRSKFDWMLNWSHIAAAAFKSLFGWICFLTFQYDTQQVITNNLHSAGFKGLVNFCLVVKAVLSYPLPYYAACELLERAFFRGRPKTIFPTIWTVDRELKVWGLAWRVGVIVFTILMAIFIPHFSILMGFIGSFTGTMLSFIWPCYFHLKLKRNSMEWGAVAYDCFVIFLGVLFGVIGVYDSGSALINAFEIGLPF comes from the exons ATGGCCAATTTCCGCGGATACTACATACCATCGTTTGGAGCAACGATCAACGTTGCTTGGGAGACACTGAAGGCTAAATGGCCAGAAAACAGTCCCTGTATGGAACTTATACGTGGTAATGGAACAGGACAACGACAGGCTCCGGGATACAGTGGCCAAGAACAGTTCAAGTCCTTCGACGAAGGTCACGAAATGATGACTATGAATGGAGAACAAGCTTATCGGGACCAGAACAACGTGGCCATCGCTGAGGACTCTTTCAGCTACCAGCGAAATGC GGACAAAGTTAGAACAGGAAGCGTTAGCAGCGGCGAATTCAGCGAGTACGACGAGGGTGGTGGTGAGTTTGGTGGATCGGGtgtaaaaattaacgaatggcAAGCTGCGTGGAACGTTACGAACGCCATACAG GGTATGTTCATCGTTTCGTTACCATTTGCCGTTTTACAAGGCGGTTATTGGGCCATCGCCGCCATGATCGGTAtagcgcacatctgttgctacACTGGGAAAATACTCGTCGAATGTCTGTACGAGCTGGATACCGTGACAGGGCAACGTGTTCGGGTACGGGACTCTTATGTGGCTATCGCGAAGGAATGCTTTGGACCAACGTGGGGCGCCAGGGCGGTGAACATTGCTCAGATTATCGAGCTACTGATGACATGCATCTTGTACGTGGTCGTCTGCGGTGACCTGATGATAGGCACGTTCCCCGAGGGCGCGATCGACACTAGGAGCTGGATGATGCTGATCGGGATATTTCTGTTGCCGCTCGGTTTCTTGAAGTCCCTGCAACACGTCTCGGTGCTCAGCTTCTGGTGCACGATGTCCCATTTGTTCATAAACGCGATTATCGTCGGCTACTGCATTCTGGAGATCGGTGACTGGGGTTGGTCCAAAGTGAAGTGGACCCTCGACTTCGAGAACTTTCCGATCTCGTTGGGCGTAATCGTTTTCAGTTATACCTCGCAGATATTTCTACCGACTCTGGAGGGTAATCTGATCGATCGTTCCAAGTTCGATTGGATGTTGAATTGGAGCCACATCGCGGCCGCGGCGTTCAAGTCACTTTTCGGCTGGATCTGTTTTTTGACGTTCCAGTACGACACGCAGCAGGTTATCACCAACAATTTACACTCAGCCGGTTTCAAAGGTCTGGTGAACTTCTGTCTGGTCGTAAAGGCCGTTTTATCGTACCCTTTGCCGTATTACGCGGCTTGCGAACTACTCGAGAGGGCGTTCTTCAGAGGCAGACCGAAGACGATTTTCCCAACAATATGGACGGTTGATCGCGAATTGAAGGTCTGGGGCTTGGCGTGGCGGGTCGGTGTGATTGTTTTCACCATTCTCATGGCGATCTTCATACCTCATTTCAGTATTCTTATGGGTTTCATTGGGTCGTTCACTGGAACGATGTTGTCGTTTATATGGCCGTGTTACTTCCACCTAAAGCTGAAGAGAAATTCCATGGAATGGGGCGCGGTTGCGTACGATTGCTTCGTCATCTTTCTCGGGGTACTTTTCGGCGTGATCGGAGTCTACGACTCGGGCTCTGCTCTGATTAACGCCTTCGAAATCGGTCTACCTTTCTGA
- the Usp20-33 gene encoding ubiquitin specific protease 20/33 isoform X1 codes for MPFIWRNCSHIVNRGDLAIIETVWSQKEEFIKCSECNTDGPNLWLCLFPDCRWVGCAETHLDHSTVHNQKFPTHCAHMNLSTKRIWCYTCKKEVIIRHIPSPPLSLTQADIKTQSNKFSGDAPGNVDCKTDDLNRLILDNRFYGELVNRATHEKDALFNETSGDSSDSTDSDESKDFSGKPRGLVGLQNIGNTCYMNAALQALSNVPPLSQFFLDCGHMVSYMSKDKKPGLSLSYLNLIRDMWNRKTRGYVVPHGILSGIRAVHPMFRGYHQHDTQEFLRCFMDQLHEELKEHTEDDRDNTLRLKGLGEQSSDEDETEIDGNGSSQSNAEYETCDSGVSEQSSLSDEGERGTKRRYSRVSQSEKLRSKFTNRSIKKSSVDQPFSQPQRSTQNSPIKYRTKKQMKTRSIISDIFDGKLLSSVQCLTCDTISTKVETFQDLSLPIPSRDHIDMLHQGSLTPQKAGPCSDVAYVTNQSSWLSWFLQWMRSWFWGPVVSLHDCLSAFFSEDELKGDNMYSCEKCNKLRNGIKFSKVLELPEILCVHLKRFRHELIISSKIENYVSFPLEGLDMRPYLHKECVSKVTMYDLISVICHHGTAGVGHYTCYALNPVVNKWFEFDDQCVTEVSPETVKHCEAYVLFYKKWSPEMLQLRDKTIELMEISSQQLSDLNFFVSRQWVNRFNTFSEPGPIDNSDFLCPHGGVNPVRAQFVDKLSMPIPQAVWEYLYNTFGGGPACTHLYECPICEEKYESLQNWRQYEMEVFQRLNHNTDNSTAIYGLAMAWLRQWQSFVRGKETQPPGPIDNTSIIVNKNGQNILKVGSDYGQISEELWQFFLKTYDGGPELMLHSCQRPVSAQSNVSLHSTSNANPDPNFKSSRTEAKSNKLCMTRSSKTASQQDSTIESLTSDSDSY; via the exons ATGCCTTTCATATGGAGAAATTGTTCTCACATTGTCAATCGTGGTGATCTTGCAATTATTGAGACTGTCTGGTCtcaaaaagaagaatttataaaatgtagTGAGTGTAATACAGATGGGCCTAATTTATGGTTATGCTTGTTTCCTGATTGCCGTTGGGTTGGATGTGCAGAGACACACTTAGACCATAGTACTGtacacaatcaaaaatttcctaCTCATTGTGCTCATATGAACCTTTCTACAAAGCGTATATGGTGTTATACTTGTAAAAAAGAAGTTATAATTAGACACATACCATCACCACCGTTGTCACTTACTCAAGCCGATATTAAAACACAAAGTAATAAGTTTTCTGGTGATGCACCTGGTAATGTGGATTGCAAAACAGATGATCTTAATAGACTTATACTGGATAA CAGGTTCTATGGTGAACTCGTAAATCGAGCTACTCATGAAAAAGATGCGTTGTTTAATGAAACATCTGGAGATTCATCAGATAGTACAGATTCAGATGAAAGTAAAGATTTTTCTGGCAAACCAAGGGGGCTTGTTGGTCTTCAAAATATTGGCAATACGTGCTACATGAACGCTGCGCTACAAGCTTTATCAAATGTACCTCCTTTGTCCCAATTCTTTCTGGACTGTGGTCACATGGTTAGCTATATGTCCAAAGATAAAAAGCCTGGTTTAAGCTTAAGCTATCTAAACCTTATTCGAGACATGTGGAATAGAAAAACAAGAGGATATGTTGTACCCCATGGAATATTATCTGGTATTCGAGCAGTTCATCCAATGTTTCGAGGGTACCATCAACATGATACTCAAGAATTTTTGAGATGTTTCATGGATCAATTGCATGAAGAGTTAAAAGAACATACTGAGGATGATCGTGATAATACATTAAGATTAAAGGGACTTGGAGAACAGTCATCAGATGAAGATGAAACTGAAATTGATGGAAATGGTTCTAGCCAGTCTAATGCTGAATACGAAACTTGTGATTCTGGAGTAAGCGAACAGAGTTCTCTTAGTGATGAGGGTGAACGTGGTACAAAAAGAAGATATTCTCGGGTGTCTCAATCAGAAAAGCTGAGAAGTAAATTTACAAATAGGAGTATTAAGAAATCATCTGTAGATCAACCTTTTTCTCAGCCACAAAGATCAACACAAAATTCACCTATTAAGTACAGGAcaaagaaacaaatgaaaacTCGAAGTATCATTAGTGACATATTTGATGGTAAACTTTTAAGTAGTGTACAATGTCTTACTTGTGATACAATTTCAACAAAGGTAGAAACTTTTCAAGATTTATCATTACCCATTCCAAGCAGAGACCATATTGACATGTTGCATCAAGGGTCTCTCACACCACAAAAAGCAGGACCGTGTTCGGACGTTGCATATGTAACGAATCAATCTAGTTGGTTGTCTTGGTTCCTGCAATGGATGCGTTCTTGGTTCTGGGGGCCAGTCGTTAGTCTTCATGATTGCCTTTCTGCATTTTTTAGTGAAGATGAACTTAAAGGAGATAATATGTACAGTTGTGAAAAGTGTAATAAGCTACGAAatggaattaaattttccaaagtgttAGAATTACCAGAGATACTATGTGTTCATTTGAAAAGGTTCCGTCACGAGTTAATAATTagttcaaaaatagaaaattatgtttcatttcCATTAGAAGGATTAGATATGCGACCATACTTGCATAAAGAATGTGTTTCTAAAGTAACTATGTATGATTTGATATCAGTTATTTGTCATCATGGGACAGCTGGTGTTGGTCATTATACCTGTTATGCGTTAAATCCtgtagttaataaatggtttgaGTTTGATGATCAATGTGTTACAGAAGTCTCACCAGAAACTGTAAAACATTGTGAGGCTtatgtattattttacaaaaagtgGTCACCAGAAATGTTACAGTTACGTGATAAAACTATAGAATTGATGGAAATCTCATCTCAACAATTATCTGATTTGAATTTCTTTGTATCACGACAATGGGTAAATAGGTTCAACACATTCTCAGAACCAGGACCCATAGACAATTCTGATTTTCTTTGTCCACATGGTGGTGTTAATCCTGTTAGAGCACAATTTGTAGATAAACTTAGTATGCCCATTCCACAAGCAGTTTGGGAATATTTGTATAATAC ATTTGGAGGAGGTCCAGCATGTACACATTTATACGAATGTCCAATCTGCGAAGAAAAATATGAATCACTACAAAATTGGAGGCAATATGAAATGGAAGTATTTCAACGATTAAATCATAATACTGATAATTCTACTGCTATTTATGGATTGGCTATGGCTTGGTTACGACAATGGCAAAGTTTTGTACGAGGTAAAGAGACTCAACCACCTGGACCTATTGATAATACTTCTATTATAGTAAACAAAAATGGTCAGAATATTCTTAAAGTGg GTTCTGATTATGGACAAATATCTGAAGAACTTTGGcaatttttcttgaaaacaTATGATGGAGGACCAGAACTAATGTTACATTCTTGTCAAAGACCTGTTTCGGCTCAATCTAATGTATCATTACATTCCACTTCAAATGCAAATCCAGATCCGAATTTTAAATCTAGTCGCACAGAGGCTAAATCCAATAAATTATGTATGACTAGGAGTTCTAAAACGGCTTCACAACAAGATAGTACTATTGAAAGTTTAACTTCAGATAGTGATTCCTATTAA